The Sulfolobales archaeon genome includes the window CCATGCTGTAGTGCTCCCGCTTACGTCTCTGACTCTGAGGTAGGGGGTTGTGTATATCTGGTCATATCTGCCAGCTTTGTAGAGATTCACTGTGAGTGTGAAAACGCCGAATGTGAAACTAAAGCTCACACTTGTACCTACTAGCACTTCATCCGTCTCCTTAGCAGGAGTGAACCATATTATTCTGTCACCCCACACAGGTTCTCCAGCGTACGAAGGTGCTGGCTCTACGACGCTCAAGTACTCCTTCTCGTAAGGAGTAATAGGATACAGTGATTCGCTTCTCTGAATATCTTTAACCTTTAGCGGGTAGATGATCCAGTAGAGTTCTCCTATTCCTGCAAAGCCATCGTAGCTCGTGTACCACTTCTCGTACCTGTACAGCACGCTGAAGTAGACTCTATCTCTAAACCTACCTGAAAGGCTTGCTGTCTCTCCTGAAACCCAGCTGGTTGTCAGCCTCTTCCCAGCACTACTCCACTGCTGCGGTGTATCGCGCTCGCAGACCACGGGGCAGTATGCTGAATCCCAGTAAGCCTCTAGATATACTGCTGATGGCTTAGCCTCCCCCTCCCCTTTCACTCCGAAGGCTGTTTCAAGGCCTGGTAGCGAGTATAGGTATGGTCCTCTAACCAAAGTAATGCACTCAGCAGCTTCAAGAGCGCCTGGTGGTGGAGTGACAGAGTAGAAGTTGCAGAGAAGAGGGTTGGTTGAGGAGCCACCTCCGCCATCTATTGTATAATACGATGGATACCTCTCTCCGGGTTTTTCCTCGAACTTTACCTCGACTACATGCGTTGTTACAAGGCTTATCGGGTAAACTTCGTGTATTCTACCGTATCTGAGTGCTGTGCCACCCTTCTTGCAGAGCACTACGATGAGATATTCAACAGGCTCGTAGTACTCAACCTTGTATTCTCCTTTCTCGATTCTCGCCTTCGCAACTATTGCCGCGTGAAGCTCTTTGACAACCACTGTATCCCCTCGCCTGTGAAGACCTGCGTAGACCTGCTCACTGAAGCCTGTCTCCGTCGGCCTGTACGGTGTCGGTAGTTTTCTGACGTGAACTGTGCACAGCTCTGCTTGAACTGGTGGTATGTGTATCTCCAGCTTAACCATGATCTTTGGTTCTCCGGATAACCAGCTGTTGAAGACAACAGCGAGATCATCTTGGTAAATGTAGACAATGGCTAGAGGAGTCACAAGAGATGCGATCAACAAATAGGCAAACAATGTCTTCGCAGGAAACACCCTAATTAAAAACTTAGGTTCTTCCGGGTAATATATCCTACATCTCCACGGTACGAAAGCTGAGTTATACAGACAACCCTATTACATTGCAATGCTTCTCGCCGAGTGATTGACGAGTGCTGGAGAGCGAGCTAGGTGAATTCACGAATGCTGAGGAAACCGTAGATACTTGAAGGATTCACAATCAGCTTAGACTCTACCACCCTACTTCCACCTTCTCAAAAGGAGGTCTGCACACTTCGATTCGATGGACTACAAGCTTTCTACAGTAGACGCAGTTGTTTGCATTTAGAAGGAATATATATGTTTAATTCATGCCCTTTAAAAATACTTTTACGATTGTTAAGTAAGGCTCTCGATATTTTAAGACACGTTACCTCTCCTACCATCATGGAATTATAAGTGTTGAAATGCGATCAAAATATACTTTATTTTTCATTAACACGTTTGATTAATTCCGTCAGTTTTTGCAAATACTCACCAGTTTTTTTGTCGAAAATCCGTACATTTTTCCAGTTGAATTTCAAATAAACTGGTTCACCGCTTTGAACTGAAATTTCTCTTAATGTTTTAGCTTTGATTATATTATCTCCAAGTTTAATGTCAACAATAAACTCTGAGCCAAGCGTTTCTACTACATATACTACTCCTTTAATACTCTCATCTACTGGTTTCTCAGAGACTTCAATGTGTTCCGGTCTAATTCCCAGGTATATTTTATTTTCGCTAACAAGCTCTTTAAATTCTCCTGGAATTTTAATATTGAATCCTTGGCAATCTAGAATTTCTGATGTAACATTACACTCAATAACATTCATTGGAGGAGACCCAACGAATGTAGCAACAAACACATGCTTTGGGGTCTCATATATCTCCTTAGGTGTTCCAATTTGAATTATTCGGCCCTTATTCATAACAGCTACTCGGTCAGCTAATGTTAATGCCTCGACCTGATCATGCGTAACATAAATAGTTGTTATGCCGAGGTCCTTCTGAAGTTTTTTGAGTTCTGCTCTTACCTGAACTCTAATTAGCGCGTCAAGATTAGAAAGAGGTTCGTCCATGAGCCATACTTTTGGTTCCACCACGAGAGCTCTCGCTAATGCTACCCTTTGCTGTTGACCTCCGCTTAATTGCATGGGTTTTCGTTCAAGAAGTTCTTCGATCCCTAACATCTCTGAAACTCTATGAACCCTTTCCCTTATCTCCTCTTTGCTCAGTCTAAGCTTCTTTTTCCTAACAACAAGTGGGAAAGCTATATTATCAAATACAGTCATGTGAGGGTATAATGCGTAATCCTGAAAAACCATTGCTACATCTCTTTCTCCTGGCTCTAAGTATGTAACATCTCTTCCATCAATTACTACTTTACCTTCATCTGGATAAACAAGGCCGGCTATTATACGTAGTGTGGTAGTTTTACCACATCCAGAAGGACCTAGCAGGACGATAAATTCTCCCCTACCGACACTTAGGTTGACCTTATCAACAGCAAGGCTTCTTCCATATTTCTTAGTAATATTAACTAGCTCGAGATATGTCACCTTTTAACACCCCAACCAGCTACTCCTCTAACATAGTATTTGTTAAACACTATGTAGATAATTAATGGTACACTCATTGTGATGATTGATCCTGCAGATAATAAACCCCAATCAACCATATACTCACCTTTAATAGCTATAACTTTCTGTGTTGCTACCTGAAGATTTTTATCTACTAGGAAAACTAATGCATAGAATAGGTCGTTCCACACCCATGTAAATTGCATGATAAAAGCAGTTATCAGAGCTGGTTTGCTCAAAGGCAAGATTATTCTTGAAAAAATAGTCCAGTCTTTAGCTCCAAAAACTCTTGCTGCCTCGGCTAAACTACTTGGAAGCAAACGGAAATAATTCCTCAACAAGAAAGTTGACCAGGCGATTCCCCATGCACTATGCAATAATATAAGGCCTAAAAGAGTATTATAAAGACCTGTTTCAAAATACAGGAAGTACAGTGGGACTATAGATAATTGTTGAGGTACCATCATTATAAACAGTATTAGCGTAAACAGAAGTGCCTTCAACCTAAAATCAAACTGTGTGAACGCATACGCTGCTAGTGCAGCCGCAAAAACCGGGATGAAAGTACTCAGTGAGGCGACTATGAAAGAGTTTCTTAATCCAGTACCTAGGTCATAGGTTGGATCTGTTAAGACATTTAGATAATTGGCGAAAGTTAGATCTAAAGGATTAAGCGGTCTTAACCATCCTTCCACAATTACTGATCTATAAGGTAAAACAGAGACCAGAAATATACCATAAAAAGGTAGAATCCAGAGTACTGCAAGCATCCACACCGCTATATTAATTAAAATAGTCACAATTATTGATCTATATCTCATTCTTAATTTCATTCCTATCATTCTCTCAGCCTCTTAATGGCAAGCAGTATTATTGGAGTAGTAAAAATTGTTAGTAAAACAGCAACAGTAGACGCCTTATAGTAGTCTATATCTCGCACGAAATAATCATACATTACAACTGCAAGAACATTGCTCGCACCCAAAGGACCTCCTTTCGTTGAACCCCATACAAAATCGAATATTTTCATGTCCCACAAGGCGGTCATTACAACAACCACAAGAATAACAGGTTTTAGCTCGGGAACAATAATACGCCAAAAAATGGTCCACGAAGATGCAGCAAAAACCTTCGCTGCATCTATGTGGCTTTGAGGTATAGCTTCAAGACCAGCAGATAAAACCGTTACGGCAAAACCCATCCAGAGCCAGATGGAGCCTAATATAAGGCCCCATAATGCTAGATCCCTGTAAAGCAACCATGATTTAGATAAGTTGTTAAAGCCTAGGTAGCCAAATATCATTGGAAAGACTCCAATTCGTTCGGAGAACATAAACATTGTTAAAAGTCCTCCTACAGCTGGTGGTATGACCATTCCAAGAAACATTACAGCCTTTATCAATGTTCCACCTTTTACATAGAATTTCAATAAGTATGCCAATATGAGACCTCCAATTGTTATAACTGGAACATGTATAGCCATCCATAGCAAATTATGAATTAACGCACCCCACGGAGGAGTAGAGGAAAAAGAGCTAGGGAGAATAGCTTTAATGGGACTGGTGGCCGTTAAAACGCTAATATAATTATCTAGCGTAAATGAAGACGATTTTTTGTCTATAAAACTTAGGATAGTTGTATAGATAATTGGATAAATCACAAAGATAGATACGAGTATAAGTGCGGGAAGAAGGAAAAAATAAGGTCTTAAGATCCTTCCATTCATTTCATTTCCCAGTCTATCATCTCTTGGGATATTGTTGGGTCAGCGTATCCAACATTTCACTCCATATGTTCGGATTAATGAATAGCGTTTTACAGTAATCCCAGAACAGTCTCTGCCAATCACCGCCGATAGTGTCATCCATATCTGGGACGAACTTAATTTGACCCGTAGCAACCTTTTGATATAGTTCCCTAAAGATCGGGTACACTTTTTCAGGATCAGCTTTAGTCCAAGTAGGCACTCTTCCAGCTGGATACGAAGCCATAATCTCTTGGCCAGTCGTTGCTAAGAACTTCAAGAAATCCATTACTATGGGCTTTATTTCTGGTGGTATATACTTAGGGACGAATAAGAAGTCTACGTTACCTATCATATCCGGTTTCCCAGGTAATATGAAGAAATCAACGTCATTAGGATCATCTACCATTGGTAATAGAAACGATCCAAGCGGGTATATACCGTATTCCCCTGCCCACCAATACTCCCTAGCCGCCGTCCACTCTATAGGTTCGCTGAAGTATCCGGCTCTAATAAGCGGGACAAGTTCATCTCTAAAAATAGCTTGTACCTGGGGATCATTGAATTTAATGGTGCCTCTAGTTAACCCACTATGTAGTTCAGCACCTCCAAACGCTAGTATGAATGATTCAACGATATCGCTTTCCGGCCAACCCACACCGTCTCCAACAATGATTGCCTTCTTTGGTCCGAGAATCTTTGTTAAATTATTTAGAAGAGTTATGAATTCATCCCAAGTATTAGGTTTCGTTAGGTTATGAGCTTGGAAGAACGATTTTCTATACCAGTAAAGTTCTTTAAAGTATAGACCTATTGGAATACCGTAAACTTTTCCTTCGTATGTTACTAATCGAACGTAGTCAGATAGAAACTCGTTGACTGGCACATACGTGCTAAGATCCTCTAGATGTCCTCTCTTTGCTAGTTCAAGGACAAACCACGACCACGGTGTGATCATTATTTCAGCAGGATACCTCTTGGCTTCTAATTGAGCTGGAAGTATGGCTGCAAGATCCTCAGCTCTATAAACTACATATTCTATCTCGACATTTGGATTTCTACGAAGATATTCATTTACTGCGGCATCAAATGGTTCTCGCTCCTTACCCGTCCATCCAATACTGACAGTGATCTTCACTTTACCAGGTGGAGTGACTGTAGGTGTTTGAGTAGGAGTCTGAGCGATCGTTATATACCTTGTTTCCGTAACCGTTTCCTTAACTGGCGGCAGTGTGACAAGACCTATGCCATAACCAGCTAGTATACCTACTATTAATACTACTATAACCAGTATGAGAGACACTTTCTTCATTATAAAACTCATATTATTGACACCTTCACTTTGAATGAAGTCACATAAATAATAAACTTTTACTTAACATGAATGCATAAATAATTAAATGATCATTATCGCTACGACTAGCATGATAATTTACTTTTTTAAATTAAAGATTGTTTATAAGAGAGTCCTACATGAGCTCTCTTATAAATAATTAAAACATGTAAAACATTTATTGTTGTCCACGTGGGGACTCTCTGTAAATCGATCCCCATTCAAGCTGAGCGAGTGATAAGCTTACAACCCAAAGCCTCATCCTCTGAGGCAGGGGAGGAGGTCTGTCGGATATCTGATGATTCTTCTTATACGGAGGAGATGTGATCATGAATGTTTTGAATCTTCTGATGCATTGTTCTCAGGATTTATATAGTGATCTGTATGTTCTCTCGTTTATCTTCTCTAGGATCTTCTTTCTCTCAAGCATGTTGAGAGCTTCTTCTAGATATAAATCATCGGGTGTGTATCCATACCATTCTTTGAATGATGAGATTATCTCTTCTAAGTTCCATAAGCTTTTGCTACTATTCTCCTTGATTATTCTTGATATGAACTGGCTGAGATCTTCAACACGAGTCCATGGGTATTGGAACCAGATCCATTCTCTGACTTCTATGTAGTAGTAGTCTGGTTTGAATTTTGCTACAGAACTTATCCACTGAAGAGCTGCTATTCTAAGTTCTTCAGGCTTCCAGTTCTTCTGCACGTATTCTCTTGCTAGAAGTAGTGATTCTCCTGTGTCTACTATATCATCTACTAGTAGAGCTTTCAATCCTCTCAGATCTACTGTGTAGGGGAATTTTATTATAGCTCTCTCAGAAGCTTTAGCCGCTTCAGTCCAGTGCTGGCTCTGGAGAGATAGAAGGTTCTCGACACCTAGAAAATCACATATAAGTCTTGCAGGAACATAACCTCCTCGAGCTATAGCTATCACGACATCTGGAATCCATCCTGATTCGAGGATTTTCCTAGCCAGACCTCTGCTCCACTCTACGATGTCATTCCATGAAACCTGTTTAACTGGTATTCGAGCCAATAAAATCCCGAGAAGAAAGATTATCTAGTAGAGTTTTTAAATTTTTGAATATGCGTTCTAGAACTCTAAGCTGTCAGCCTCTTCGAGAAAGATCTTTTTAACATGAAAGTGTAAAATTATGATCCTATTCTGAGACACCTAGAATCTTAAAACCTCTCTGAATAATCCATTTAAATGCTGCATCAGCAGCCATAGCACCTTCAGCAGCTGATGTTATTATCTGCTGGAAGTAGTATTTGTAAGGTCCTCCAGCACAGTCTCCCGCAGCAAATATACCCTCCACACTTGTATAGCCTCCGGGCTTCACCACTACAAGTCCTTTGTCATCTACTTCTAATCCTATTTTCTTGAAGAAATCTGTAGGAGGTTCACTCCCTATCTCTACGAACACACCTTCTACATCTATTCTTCTCTTCTCACCTGTTCTAAGGTTTGTGACCAGAGCATACTCAACTTGTTTGCTTCCTCCGATCTCTGTGACAGTACTATTCATTATAATCTCGATCTTATCCGGATTCTGTTCTCTCAGCTTCATAAGTCTCTCTACATATATTGGAAAAGCTCTGAATCTATCTCCTCTCGTGATTAAATAGATCTTAGATACATAGCCTAGAGCATGTATAGCTCCAGTCACACCACTATTACCCCCACCAACGATCGCAATCCTCTTACCCTTGAAGAAGGGGACATCACATACAGTACAATAGCTAACTCCTCTACCAGCGAACTCATCCTCACCCTTGGCACCAAGCTTCTTTCTCTTAAGACCTGTTGCTAGAATCACTGCTCTACTCAGGTATTTATAACCTTTTCTAGTCTCAACCTCGAAGAATTGATCCTCTGTTCTTCTAATATCCTCAACACGATCTATTACTATAGATACTCCATGCTTCTCCACATGAGATCTGAATCTCGCCACAAGTTCTGCAGCCTCCACATCCATGAAACCCGGATAATCATCTACAAGCCCCGCCATTGAAAGCTGACCTCCTAAGGTCTCTCCTATGGCTAGAGTCTTCAACTTGTATCTAGCCGAGTAGAGAGCTGCTGAAAGTCCTGCAGGTCCTAGACCTACTACTATCACATCATATTCTTGAGATGCAGGTTTAGAGATCTTTCCAAGCCTGAACATTCTCAACACGCCACCTCAACATAATAATTTTACTCTAGAACATATTATAAGCCTAATGCAATTGTTTCGGCTTTTACATAGATTTATACTTCTTGATGTTATTCTTCTGTTTATGATTATTGTATATGTTTTTCGGTGGGGATATTTAGGTAGAGAGTTAAGTTTTAGAAGAAGTTCTAGGAATCTCTCAAGCGAGTAGTTGATATGATGTAGTAGAATCCTCTCTCTAATCCTCTCTCGAGGATCTCTGCTTTCTCCTCTAAAAATCTCATGATCCTGCTCATCTTAGTCGAGAGAGTTCTCCTATCATGTCCGGGAATTATGGTGTAAAGAATGCTGGGAACCAGATCTACCACCACTATTCTCCCTCTACTCCTTATAATTCTTAGAAACTCTTCTAACACTCTCTCTATATCGTCTATGTGATGCAGTGTTGTATGAGATATGAGATACTCGAAAGAATTATCTCTGAAAGGCATTCTCCTAGCATCACAGATCATGAGGTCTAGACTTCCTCTCATGATATATCTTCTAAGAACTTTAGAAGCCCATGCTACAGCTTTTTCATCGATATCTACCGAGACTAGAAACCCTTCTAAATCTTCTACGAACCTCATCAGATTGAAAGTATTATAGCTGAAACCTGTTGAGATCTCAAGAACCCTAGATCTCTTCAGAGTAAGTCTAGCTCTATAAAATCTCTCAAGATCAAACACCGCCCCATTCACAGCCCACGAGATAAGCCTGTAAATCAGATACAGAGACATACCAGAAATCTATCTTTCAAAGAATAAAAACATACAGAGGTGGGGCCGCCGGGATTTGAACCCGGGACCACGGGCGTTCTAGGAGCAGGTTAATCCCGGGTTCTGGGGATGCTCACCCCAGGCCCGCATCCTAGCCAAGCTAGACTACGGCCCCCTAAAGAATTTATTGAATAAAGCTTTTATTAATAAGAAGGATCTTCTCATATTATCTTGTTTTATACATCTCACTACTAAGAGATCTCTTGATCCTAACTCCTAGATCTGGGTAGTCTGTTGCTATACCATCCACGCCTCTGGCCGCGAGTTCTCTAAACCATTTCTCATCATTAACAGTCCATGCAATAGTTTTAAGATTCATTCTACGAGCTAGCTCCACCGATCTAGATGTTGCTAGAGTGTATCTTGGTAGAACTATTTCAAAACCTTCTCTTTTCGCTGTTAATATCTCTCCAGGAGGCTTATAGTATATGATTCCTACCGGTGTGTAGGGGTCTAAACGCTTCACATTTCTCAGAACTTCTGTGTGGAAGCTTATTATTGCGATCCATTGTGATGCATCTAATCTTCTCACGAGATCCATTATATGGATCTCGTCACCAGGTTTCTTAACCTCGATGAGAACACCGATTCTATCTATAGAGAAGCTCAGCACCTCTTCCAGTGTAGGGATCTTCTCACCGTTAATCTTTATATCAGAGAGATCGCTGTACTTCATCTCTCTAATACTGGCGTTAATCCCAGCAATCCTTCTAAGATCCTCATCATGAAAAACTACCGCGATTCTATCTAGGGTTATCTGAACATCTATCTCGATAAGATCTGATCCTACTTCTAAAGATCTCTGAACACCTAGGAGAGTATTTTCAGGAGCAAGACCAGAACCTCCTCTATGAGCTATCACAGCAAAAGGTTTTTCACTAAGTTTCATAAGAACTCTATTCATGAAAAACCTCCTACCATAGGAATATACCAAGAGCAAGATAAACCTGCCACAGATCCTTTTCCTCATAATAGATCCACATATGATCGATAGAGCTAAGTCTAATAAGTCTCCATATAATTTCTTTATTGGGCGGGGGTGCCCGAGCCAGGTCAAAGGGGTCGGGCTTAGGACCCGATGGCGTAGGCCTGCGTGGGTTCAAATCCCACCCCCCGCATCCTTCTACTCTTATAATGCTCTTATAGATCGCTTTTTATTCTGCAACATGCTTCTTCTACGAAGATTATATTCTATCAAGAGGTTCTATTCCCAGGTATTTCAATCCGTTGCTTAGAATGCTTACTACTGCTTCTACCATTAGTATCTTGAATGCTCTAAGACCTTTGCTTTGCTCATGTATTACAGGGTCTTTCTGATACCATGTGTTGAAAAGATCTGAGATCTTGATCAGTTCTACAGCTACTCCTTCTGGAGAGAGTTCCTCAACAGCTTTAGCATATATTGTGGGAGCCTTAGCTAGTTCTAGTATAAGCTGTCTTCTCAGAGGATCTCTACAGCCTTCTATATAATCAGCCTCACCCGGATCAGGTCTTTCACCAATTTTATTTAGAATGCTAAGAGCTCTGGCTCTCGAATATAGTATGTATGGTGCTGAGTTTCTCTCAAAATCTAGAGCTTCCTCTAGTTTGAATATGATCTGTTTTGAAGGAGATACTGATGCTAGACTGTATCTAACAGCTGAAACAGCGATCTTCTCAGCTATATGTGGATCCTGAGATCCTCTCGATCTCATGATACTCTCTGCTCTCTTAACAGCTTCTCCGAGAACCTGATCTAATGTCACATACCTGCCTCTCCTACCACTCATCCTAGTACCAGGCATGTTCACCATTTCATAGCTGTAGTGTATAAGTCTCTCCGCTTCTTCTCTGAAGCCTAGAGCGTAGAGTGCAAGTCTTATCTGAGCTTGTGGTAGTGTTTGTTCTGATGCGATGACGTTTATAACATAATCAGCTTTTGAATCTCTGAACTTGTATATCGAGTATGCTATGTCTCTTAAAGTGTATAGTGTTGTCTCATCACTTCTCATTATTATAAGAGGTGGTATCTCAATACTTCTGGGAAGTCTGAGCTTCTCTCTTAGAATCTTATCTTTCTGAATATCTCTGAATATTATCGCGGGAGCATTCTTATAGATCCCGTAGTACGGAGATCTTCTAGCTCTCTCGATAATCTCATTTACAAGCCCGCTCCAGGCTATATCACTCTCAAAATCCCATTTGTCAAACTCCACCCCGAATCTTTCTAAGGTTCTTTTAAAACCTCTTAGACATAGATCCACGAGTTTTCTAAAGCTTCTGACAATATCCTCATCACTCTTCTTCTCGTACGCCTGCATAAGTCTTGAGATCTCAGAATCAAAATCCTTGATCTTGTTAATCTCATCAGCGAGTTTATCGAAGTATTCTGGAAACATCTCTCTAAGTCTTGCCGCGTCAGCCACTAGATCGTCTAATTCGCTTAAAATCTCTCTATACCTCGTAGGATCTATTCTAGCTTTCTCAAGCTCTTCTCTAAGTCTTTTAACGTCATAGATTGTATGAGTAGAAGCGTATATGAATCCAATCCATTCATCTTCCTTAATATTCGGAGGAGGATCTGGTTCTCCGAGAAGTCTGAAGCCTAGAACAGCAATAGCTATCTGTCTTCCCATATCATTCACATAGAATCTCGTGACAACCTTATGACCTCTCATTCTAAGCATAGAAGCTACAGCAGAACCGAGAGCTGCGTTTCTCCCAGAACCTATGTGGAGAGGGTGTATCGGATTTGCAGAGACGTATTCAACAACATATGTTCTAGATCTCTCGACAGGAACTACTCCATAGAGTTCTCCTAGATCTCTTACAGAAGTGAAGAGAGCTGATGCTAGATGTGTTGAGCTGATCCATATATCTATATATCCTCCTACTCTAGCAAATCTCTCTACCAGGATATTCTTCTCAAGAGTCGTAGAAATCCTGCCAGCCAGATCCTCAGCGTCTAGGCCTAGCTCTCTTGAGATTCTATGAATTGGCAGAGCTATGTCTCCTAACTCGGGTTTTACAGGTTCTTCGAAGAATATGTCTCTAGCATCTCTTCCTATGGCTAATCCTATATCTCTCAGGATCTTATCTCTAATTATTTTATAAGGCTCGTAGATCTTCTCACTCATTCTTTCTCTCAATCTCTTTATAGAGCTATCTAACATATATATTGCTCAGTTAAAACTCTTTCTGGTGGTCTCATTGAGTATTGGGGATATTCATCAGAATATCATAGTTATGCTGGAGCAGATAGCTAGTGCTGAGGAGTATCTATCTCTTCTCTACCTGAGACTGAGATTTATGGTTAGAGATCCTGCTGTTAAGATACTTGCCGAATATCTCTCAGAATCATCTCATCTTCATAGGAATACCATTAAAAATCTTCTAGATCTCAGTATAGAAAAGCTTAACATACCTCAGGATAAGC containing:
- a CDS encoding ABC transporter ATP-binding protein — translated: MTYLELVNITKKYGRSLAVDKVNLSVGRGEFIVLLGPSGCGKTTTLRIIAGLVYPDEGKVVIDGRDVTYLEPGERDVAMVFQDYALYPHMTVFDNIAFPLVVRKKKLRLSKEEIRERVHRVSEMLGIEELLERKPMQLSGGQQQRVALARALVVEPKVWLMDEPLSNLDALIRVQVRAELKKLQKDLGITTIYVTHDQVEALTLADRVAVMNKGRIIQIGTPKEIYETPKHVFVATFVGSPPMNVIECNVTSEILDCQGFNIKIPGEFKELVSENKIYLGIRPEHIEVSEKPVDESIKGVVYVVETLGSEFIVDIKLGDNIIKAKTLREISVQSGEPVYLKFNWKNVRIFDKKTGEYLQKLTELIKRVNEK
- a CDS encoding carbohydrate ABC transporter permease, whose translation is MIGMKLRMRYRSIIVTILINIAVWMLAVLWILPFYGIFLVSVLPYRSVIVEGWLRPLNPLDLTFANYLNVLTDPTYDLGTGLRNSFIVASLSTFIPVFAAALAAYAFTQFDFRLKALLFTLILFIMMVPQQLSIVPLYFLYFETGLYNTLLGLILLHSAWGIAWSTFLLRNYFRLLPSSLAEAARVFGAKDWTIFSRIILPLSKPALITAFIMQFTWVWNDLFYALVFLVDKNLQVATQKVIAIKGEYMVDWGLLSAGSIITMSVPLIIYIVFNKYYVRGVAGWGVKR
- a CDS encoding sugar ABC transporter permease produces the protein MAIHVPVITIGGLILAYLLKFYVKGGTLIKAVMFLGMVIPPAVGGLLTMFMFSERIGVFPMIFGYLGFNNLSKSWLLYRDLALWGLILGSIWLWMGFAVTVLSAGLEAIPQSHIDAAKVFAASSWTIFWRIIVPELKPVILVVVVMTALWDMKIFDFVWGSTKGGPLGASNVLAVVMYDYFVRDIDYYKASTVAVLLTIFTTPIILLAIKRLRE
- a CDS encoding ABC transporter substrate-binding protein, whose product is MSFIMKKVSLILVIVVLIVGILAGYGIGLVTLPPVKETVTETRYITIAQTPTQTPTVTPPGKVKITVSIGWTGKEREPFDAAVNEYLRRNPNVEIEYVVYRAEDLAAILPAQLEAKRYPAEIMITPWSWFVLELAKRGHLEDLSTYVPVNEFLSDYVRLVTYEGKVYGIPIGLYFKELYWYRKSFFQAHNLTKPNTWDEFITLLNNLTKILGPKKAIIVGDGVGWPESDIVESFILAFGGAELHSGLTRGTIKFNDPQVQAIFRDELVPLIRAGYFSEPIEWTAAREYWWAGEYGIYPLGSFLLPMVDDPNDVDFFILPGKPDMIGNVDFLFVPKYIPPEIKPIVMDFLKFLATTGQEIMASYPAGRVPTWTKADPEKVYPIFRELYQKVATGQIKFVPDMDDTIGGDWQRLFWDYCKTLFINPNIWSEMLDTLTQQYPKR
- a CDS encoding phosphoribosyltransferase is translated as MARIPVKQVSWNDIVEWSRGLARKILESGWIPDVVIAIARGGYVPARLICDFLGVENLLSLQSQHWTEAAKASERAIIKFPYTVDLRGLKALLVDDIVDTGESLLLAREYVQKNWKPEELRIAALQWISSVAKFKPDYYYIEVREWIWFQYPWTRVEDLSQFISRIIKENSSKSLWNLEEIISSFKEWYGYTPDDLYLEEALNMLERKKILEKINERTYRSLYKS
- a CDS encoding FAD-dependent oxidoreductase, with translation MFRLGKISKPASQEYDVIVVGLGPAGLSAALYSARYKLKTLAIGETLGGQLSMAGLVDDYPGFMDVEAAELVARFRSHVEKHGVSIVIDRVEDIRRTEDQFFEVETRKGYKYLSRAVILATGLKRKKLGAKGEDEFAGRGVSYCTVCDVPFFKGKRIAIVGGGNSGVTGAIHALGYVSKIYLITRGDRFRAFPIYVERLMKLREQNPDKIEIIMNSTVTEIGGSKQVEYALVTNLRTGEKRRIDVEGVFVEIGSEPPTDFFKKIGLEVDDKGLVVVKPGGYTSVEGIFAAGDCAGGPYKYYFQQIITSAAEGAMAADAAFKWIIQRGFKILGVSE
- a CDS encoding class I SAM-dependent methyltransferase, with product MSLYLIYRLISWAVNGAVFDLERFYRARLTLKRSRVLEISTGFSYNTFNLMRFVEDLEGFLVSVDIDEKAVAWASKVLRRYIMRGSLDLMICDARRMPFRDNSFEYLISHTTLHHIDDIERVLEEFLRIIRSRGRIVVVDLVPSILYTIIPGHDRRTLSTKMSRIMRFLEEKAEILERGLERGFYYIISTTRLRDS
- a CDS encoding glycerophosphodiester phosphodiesterase, which encodes MNRVLMKLSEKPFAVIAHRGGSGLAPENTLLGVQRSLEVGSDLIEIDVQITLDRIAVVFHDEDLRRIAGINASIREMKYSDLSDIKINGEKIPTLEEVLSFSIDRIGVLIEVKKPGDEIHIMDLVRRLDASQWIAIISFHTEVLRNVKRLDPYTPVGIIYYKPPGEILTAKREGFEIVLPRYTLATSRSVELARRMNLKTIAWTVNDEKWFRELAARGVDGIATDYPDLGVRIKRSLSSEMYKTR
- a CDS encoding arginine--tRNA ligase, whose product is MSEKIYEPYKIIRDKILRDIGLAIGRDARDIFFEEPVKPELGDIALPIHRISRELGLDAEDLAGRISTTLEKNILVERFARVGGYIDIWISSTHLASALFTSVRDLGELYGVVPVERSRTYVVEYVSANPIHPLHIGSGRNAALGSAVASMLRMRGHKVVTRFYVNDMGRQIAIAVLGFRLLGEPDPPPNIKEDEWIGFIYASTHTIYDVKRLREELEKARIDPTRYREILSELDDLVADAARLREMFPEYFDKLADEINKIKDFDSEISRLMQAYEKKSDEDIVRSFRKLVDLCLRGFKRTLERFGVEFDKWDFESDIAWSGLVNEIIERARRSPYYGIYKNAPAIIFRDIQKDKILREKLRLPRSIEIPPLIIMRSDETTLYTLRDIAYSIYKFRDSKADYVINVIASEQTLPQAQIRLALYALGFREEAERLIHYSYEMVNMPGTRMSGRRGRYVTLDQVLGEAVKRAESIMRSRGSQDPHIAEKIAVSAVRYSLASVSPSKQIIFKLEEALDFERNSAPYILYSRARALSILNKIGERPDPGEADYIEGCRDPLRRQLILELAKAPTIYAKAVEELSPEGVAVELIKISDLFNTWYQKDPVIHEQSKGLRAFKILMVEAVVSILSNGLKYLGIEPLDRI